Proteins encoded by one window of Halorussus vallis:
- the orc4 gene encoding DNA replication protein Orc4 produces the protein MTPDSSPSSVDDPLFESGHRIFANKDLLKIGHVPEADRIVGRDEEISKLAKRLNGAVHGYSPENVMIYGKTGTGKSLVSKHVCQRAQNAAQDDVEIGTAYIDCAEDNTETQAISSLAAKLNDEPSTGITVPHTGLSTSKYYKLLWKTLDAQFDSVIIILDEIDLMNDDSVLMKLSRAEEAGKIDCSVGVIAISNKIQYVDNVNERVKSSFQHKELFFKPYDANQLREIMFNREDAFQDDVLSEDVIPLSAAFAAQEHGDARKAIDILRHAGEVGYEAGAEQVTEDHVRQAQQHAEKDRFRELVNGAPTQAKAALLALTELSVNSNDDAFLTSRVYDQYERICNHLDMDILSVRRFRDILKEQAFLGVVEIEKINKGSAGGIHLQNRLIEDPQVVRETILEDSRMQDWTRE, from the coding sequence ATGACGCCCGACTCTTCACCCAGTTCTGTCGACGACCCACTCTTTGAATCGGGGCATCGTATCTTCGCGAACAAGGATCTCCTGAAAATCGGCCACGTTCCGGAGGCTGACCGAATCGTCGGTCGCGACGAGGAAATCTCGAAGCTCGCGAAACGTCTCAATGGTGCTGTCCACGGGTACTCTCCGGAAAACGTGATGATCTACGGGAAAACTGGGACCGGTAAATCTCTCGTTTCAAAACACGTCTGTCAACGAGCTCAAAATGCCGCTCAGGATGACGTCGAGATTGGAACAGCGTATATCGACTGTGCTGAAGACAATACCGAGACCCAAGCAATCTCCTCACTTGCCGCGAAGCTGAACGATGAACCTTCGACTGGAATCACCGTCCCCCATACCGGCCTCAGTACGTCGAAATACTACAAACTCCTCTGGAAGACGCTCGACGCTCAATTCGATTCTGTGATCATCATCCTGGATGAGATCGACTTGATGAACGACGACAGCGTGCTGATGAAGCTCTCGCGCGCTGAGGAGGCGGGGAAAATCGACTGTAGCGTCGGTGTCATCGCGATCAGCAACAAGATCCAGTACGTCGACAACGTGAACGAGCGCGTGAAAAGCAGCTTCCAGCACAAGGAGCTGTTCTTCAAGCCATACGACGCCAACCAGCTCCGGGAGATCATGTTCAACCGCGAGGACGCCTTCCAGGACGACGTCCTTTCCGAGGACGTGATTCCGCTCTCGGCTGCCTTCGCCGCGCAGGAACACGGCGATGCTCGGAAGGCGATCGATATTCTTCGCCACGCCGGGGAGGTCGGCTACGAGGCCGGGGCAGAGCAAGTGACGGAGGACCACGTCCGCCAGGCACAGCAACACGCCGAAAAGGATCGGTTCAGAGAACTCGTGAACGGCGCACCCACGCAGGCGAAGGCGGCGTTGCTGGCGCTCACGGAACTGAGTGTCAACAGCAACGACGATGCTTTCCTCACGAGTCGGGTGTACGACCAGTACGAACGGATCTGCAACCATCTCGATATGGACATCCTCTCCGTCCGCCGGTTCCGCGACATCCTGAAAGAGCAAGCCTTCCTCGGAGTTGTCGAAATCGAGAAGATTAACAAGGGGAGTGCCGGCGGCATCCACCTCCAGAACCGACTCATCGAGGACCCCCAGGTCGTCCGCGAAACGATCCTCGAAGACAGCCGGATGCAGGACTGGACTCGCGAGTAG